The following are from one region of the Pectobacterium actinidiae genome:
- the gyrA gene encoding DNA topoisomerase (ATP-hydrolyzing) subunit A, which translates to MSDLAREITPVNIEEELKSSYLDYAMSVIVGRALPDVRDGLKPVHRRVLYAMSVLGNDWNKPYKKSARVVGDVIGKYHPHGDSAVYETIVRMAQPFSLRYMLVDGQGNFGSIDGDSAAAMRYTEIRMSKIAHELLADLEKETVDFVPNYDGTEQIPDVMPTRIPNLLVNGSSGIAVGMATNIPPHNLTEVVNGCLAYIDDENISLEGLMEHIKGPDFPTAAIINGRRGIEEAYRTGRGKIYIRARAEVEADAKTGRETIIVHEIPYQVNKARLIEKIAELVKDKRIEGISALRDESDKDGMRIVIEIKRDAVGEVVLNNLYSQTQLQTSFGINMVALHQGQPKIMPLKDILVAFVRHRREVVTRRTIFELRKARDRAHILEGLAIALANIDPIIELIRRAPSPAEAKASLIAQAWELGSVAAMLERAGDDAARPEWLEPEFGIRDGRYYLTEQQAQAILDLRLQKLTGMEHEKLLDEYKALLAEIAELLYILNSPERLMEVIREELEAIKTQYSDERRTEITVNTADINIEDLINQEDVVVTLSHQGYVKYQPLSDYEAQRRGGRGKSAARIKEEDFIDRLLVANTHDTILCFSNRGKVYQIKVYQLPEASRGARGRPIVNLLPLEANERITAILPVREYEEGHHIFMATVNGTVKKTALSEFKNLRSNGIIAIKLNESDELIGASLTSGKDEVMLFSAEGKVVRFSEDAVRSMGRNAAGVRGIRLSDSDSVVSLNIIEKMPAPTFSINVGIYRYENIRYDREKETGDILTVTQNGFGKRTAVSEYPTKSRATKGVISIKVSERNGKVVGAVQVEEIDQIMMITDAGTLVRTRVSEVSIVGRNTQGVRLIRTAEDEHVVGLQRVSKEDKIEDEELDGVVKVEGEVAEDDDAIDDIDGDDDIAEDDE; encoded by the coding sequence ATGAGCGACCTTGCCAGAGAAATCACACCGGTCAACATTGAAGAAGAGCTGAAAAGCTCGTATCTGGATTATGCGATGTCCGTTATTGTCGGGCGTGCATTACCAGATGTTCGTGATGGACTGAAACCGGTACACCGCCGCGTACTGTATGCGATGAGCGTACTGGGTAACGACTGGAACAAACCGTATAAAAAATCCGCCCGTGTCGTCGGGGATGTCATCGGTAAATACCACCCGCACGGCGACTCTGCCGTTTATGAAACCATCGTACGTATGGCGCAGCCTTTCTCACTGCGTTACATGCTGGTTGATGGTCAGGGCAACTTTGGTTCGATTGACGGCGACTCCGCGGCAGCGATGCGTTATACCGAAATTCGCATGTCGAAAATTGCTCATGAACTGCTGGCCGATCTCGAAAAAGAGACGGTCGATTTTGTGCCGAACTATGACGGCACCGAGCAGATTCCTGACGTCATGCCTACGCGTATTCCGAACCTGCTGGTTAACGGTTCTTCCGGTATCGCTGTCGGGATGGCAACGAACATTCCACCGCACAACCTGACGGAAGTCGTGAACGGCTGCCTGGCGTATATCGACGATGAGAACATCAGCCTTGAAGGGTTGATGGAGCACATCAAAGGTCCGGATTTCCCGACGGCGGCGATCATCAATGGCCGACGCGGTATTGAAGAAGCCTATCGTACCGGGCGCGGTAAAATTTACATCCGTGCGCGTGCTGAAGTTGAAGCTGACGCGAAAACCGGACGTGAAACCATCATCGTGCATGAAATTCCCTATCAGGTGAACAAAGCACGCCTGATCGAAAAAATTGCCGAGCTGGTCAAAGATAAACGTATCGAAGGCATTAGCGCGCTGCGTGACGAATCCGATAAAGACGGTATGCGTATCGTCATCGAGATTAAACGTGACGCCGTGGGCGAAGTGGTTCTGAATAATCTGTATTCCCAGACGCAGCTTCAGACGTCATTCGGCATCAACATGGTCGCTCTGCATCAGGGGCAGCCGAAGATCATGCCGCTGAAGGACATTCTGGTCGCGTTTGTACGCCACCGCCGTGAAGTGGTGACGCGTCGTACCATTTTTGAATTGCGTAAAGCCCGTGACCGCGCTCATATCCTGGAAGGTCTGGCCATTGCGCTGGCGAACATCGATCCGATTATCGAACTGATTCGCCGCGCGCCATCACCTGCTGAAGCGAAAGCCTCGCTGATCGCACAAGCATGGGAACTGGGTAGCGTGGCGGCCATGTTGGAACGTGCGGGTGATGATGCCGCGCGTCCAGAGTGGCTGGAGCCAGAGTTTGGCATCCGTGACGGTCGCTACTACCTGACAGAACAGCAGGCACAGGCGATTCTGGATCTGCGCTTGCAGAAACTGACCGGTATGGAGCATGAAAAGCTGCTGGATGAATATAAAGCGCTGTTGGCAGAAATCGCCGAGCTGCTTTATATCCTCAATAGCCCTGAGCGCCTGATGGAAGTTATCCGCGAAGAGCTGGAAGCGATCAAAACACAGTACAGCGACGAGCGTCGTACGGAAATCACGGTGAACACCGCCGACATCAACATCGAAGATCTGATCAATCAGGAAGATGTTGTCGTCACGCTGTCTCACCAGGGTTACGTGAAGTATCAGCCGCTGAGCGACTACGAAGCACAGCGTCGCGGTGGCCGCGGCAAGTCCGCCGCGCGTATAAAAGAAGAAGACTTTATCGATCGTCTGCTGGTGGCCAACACCCACGACACGATTCTGTGCTTCTCTAACCGTGGAAAGGTTTATCAGATCAAGGTCTATCAATTACCGGAAGCCAGTCGTGGCGCGCGCGGTCGCCCGATCGTCAATCTGCTGCCGCTTGAAGCGAATGAACGTATCACCGCAATTCTTCCTGTACGTGAATATGAAGAAGGGCATCACATCTTTATGGCCACCGTTAACGGTACCGTGAAGAAAACAGCGTTGTCGGAATTCAAGAATCTTCGTTCAAATGGCATTATCGCCATTAAACTTAACGAAAGCGACGAATTGATTGGCGCGAGCCTTACCAGCGGTAAAGATGAAGTGATGCTGTTCTCTGCGGAAGGCAAAGTAGTTCGCTTCTCTGAAGATGCTGTACGCTCAATGGGCCGTAATGCTGCTGGAGTTCGTGGTATTAGGCTTTCTGATAGTGACAGCGTTGTTTCCCTGAATATTATTGAAAAAATGCCAGCGCCGACATTCTCTATAAATGTAGGGATTTATCGCTATGAAAATATTCGATATGACAGAGAAAAGGAAACTGGTGACATCCTCACAGTGACACAAAATGGTTTCGGTAAACGAACTGCCGTGAGTGAGTACCCGACCAAGTCGCGTGCGACGAAAGGGGTTATCTCTATCAAGGTCAGCGAACGTAACGGTAAAGTGGTTGGCGCGGTTCAGGTAGAGGAAATAGATCAGATTATGATGATCACCGATGCCGGAACCTTGGTGCGTACTCGCGTATCTGAAGTCAGCATTGTTGGCCGTAACACGCAGGGCGTTAGGTTGATTCGTACGGCGGAAGACGAACATGTTGTGGGGCTTCAACGTGTTTCTAAAGAAGATAAAATAGAAGATGAAGAGCTGGATGGCGTAGTAAAAGTTGAAGGCGAAGTTGCCGAAGACGATGATGCTATCGATGACATTGATGGCGATGATGATATCGCTGAAGATGACGAATAA